The Pseudofrankia inefficax genome window below encodes:
- a CDS encoding PKD domain-containing protein yields MESSVVARAVRGFVHRRDRAAAERGPARASAGRSRLAALCLATLAVTATTAIAACQPYPGMPLPPPTQSQPGPPGIKLFVAPTSGAAPLQVGLTAAAAGGTGTLAFRFDFGDGTVVGPQSGAKAAHLYTKVGTFQLTATVTDSIGRSASATQAVTVSAPTPHISASATTAPIGQGVTLTATGAVPPAGDYTWNATNPNGLSFRLDDTTTPTYFINPDLAGTWTFSVDISDAAGAYRPSNKIQVTFTAPAS; encoded by the coding sequence ATGGAGTCATCCGTCGTCGCACGGGCTGTCAGAGGCTTCGTCCACCGGCGTGACCGGGCGGCCGCCGAGCGCGGGCCTGCCCGCGCGAGTGCCGGCCGATCGCGACTGGCCGCACTGTGCCTCGCGACGTTGGCGGTCACCGCCACCACGGCTATCGCGGCCTGCCAGCCCTATCCCGGAATGCCCCTCCCGCCGCCCACCCAGAGCCAGCCCGGTCCGCCTGGCATCAAGCTGTTCGTGGCCCCGACCAGCGGCGCGGCGCCGCTGCAGGTCGGCCTCACCGCAGCGGCCGCCGGCGGAACGGGCACGTTGGCCTTCCGATTCGACTTCGGCGACGGCACGGTCGTCGGCCCGCAATCGGGCGCCAAGGCGGCGCACCTGTACACGAAGGTCGGAACCTTCCAGCTGACGGCGACCGTCACCGACAGCATTGGCAGGTCGGCGTCGGCGACCCAGGCGGTGACCGTCTCAGCGCCGACACCGCACATCTCGGCCAGCGCGACCACCGCCCCGATCGGCCAGGGCGTGACGCTCACGGCCACCGGCGCCGTCCCTCCGGCCGGCGACTACACGTGGAACGCCACGAACCCCAACGGCCTGTCGTTCCGCCTGGACGACACCACCACCCCGACCTACTTCATCAATCCAGATCTCGCGGGCACCTGGACGTTCTCGGTCGACATCTCGGACGCCGCCGGGGCCTACCGCCCCTCCAACAAGATCCAGGTCACCTTCACCGCCCCCGCCTCCTGA
- a CDS encoding DedA family protein, with product MFDQVVDVVSGAWWTYPLLLAVCFGDSLLPILPSETAVVTAGVLAGSGRLNPFEVIVVAGLGAFAGDTASYLIGRRWGPAAQRRLLRGDKGRRAVEWARRMIERRGILIIAVARFVPGGRTATTLTAGMLGMPYRRRFAVGAGIGAVFWAVYNTLIGMAGGQTFEDEPWKGLLLAFGIALTVTGIIEGVRYLVRRRHRESSPSRSRTGEGPERSQTPSPARRNS from the coding sequence ATGTTCGATCAGGTCGTCGATGTCGTGTCCGGGGCGTGGTGGACGTATCCGCTGCTCTTGGCGGTGTGCTTCGGCGACTCGTTGCTGCCGATCCTGCCCAGCGAGACGGCAGTGGTCACGGCGGGGGTGCTGGCCGGATCGGGCCGGCTCAACCCGTTCGAGGTCATCGTGGTGGCCGGGCTCGGGGCCTTCGCGGGCGACACGGCCAGCTACCTGATCGGGCGGCGGTGGGGGCCGGCGGCCCAACGCCGGCTCCTGCGCGGTGACAAGGGCAGACGAGCCGTCGAGTGGGCCCGGAGGATGATCGAGCGGCGCGGCATCCTGATCATCGCCGTCGCCCGGTTCGTCCCCGGTGGGCGGACCGCGACGACCCTGACCGCCGGAATGCTGGGGATGCCCTACCGGCGTCGCTTCGCGGTGGGTGCCGGGATCGGTGCCGTCTTCTGGGCCGTCTACAACACCCTCATCGGGATGGCCGGCGGCCAGACGTTCGAGGACGAGCCCTGGAAGGGCCTGCTGCTCGCGTTCGGCATCGCTTTGACCGTCACCGGGATCATCGAGGGTGTCCGCTACCTCGTGCGGCGCCGGCACCGGGAGAGCTCGCCGTCTCGGTCCCGGACGGGGGAGGGGCCCGAGCGCTCACAGACTCCGTCTCCGGCGCGCCGGAATTCCTGA
- a CDS encoding ABC transporter substrate-binding protein, whose product MTARRTPGFGRHREPGGLSGGLARRRGWRLGAVLLAAATFAVAGCGSSGSSGGSAAAGSSGAASGPTYTIGVISDLTGALGASNKNLPAAIKAGAIAAAADGYNLKYVIADGASSPAGELTAAHRLVDQEHVLAVIAISDLTFAAAPYLAAQGVPVIGGAVDSTEWNTDRNMFSVFGFPDYSKVTTTLGEFYKKVGATNIGAIGYGSVPSAADAARGAVVSSQTAGLKAGYLNDTFQLGSTDVGPAVLAMKNAGIDGLDIALQEISAFQIIKSLRQQGVDLKAPVLSIGYGDSLLSAGPAEIQDAQDVYFSLGWEPLELQTAATKKFQADLKAAGTTKVPGLPEYLAYTSMDAVTWGLKGAGAKPTRASMIDALLKVTNYDGAGLLGGHTINFGMDQRGVGGPGADNCLWFTLFKGQSFSVVSGADPVCGTVIPGKSVG is encoded by the coding sequence ATGACGGCACGGCGCACACCAGGATTTGGCAGGCACCGGGAGCCTGGAGGCTTATCCGGCGGCCTCGCGCGGCGACGGGGCTGGCGGCTCGGAGCGGTCCTGCTGGCCGCCGCGACCTTCGCGGTAGCCGGGTGCGGTAGCTCCGGAAGCTCCGGTGGTTCGGCCGCGGCCGGCTCGTCGGGCGCCGCGAGCGGCCCCACCTACACGATCGGCGTCATCTCGGACCTCACCGGCGCCCTCGGTGCCTCCAACAAGAACCTGCCCGCGGCGATCAAGGCCGGGGCCATCGCGGCGGCCGCCGACGGCTACAACCTCAAGTACGTGATCGCCGACGGGGCGTCCTCGCCGGCCGGCGAGCTCACCGCGGCACACCGCCTGGTCGACCAGGAGCACGTGCTCGCGGTCATCGCCATCTCCGACCTGACCTTCGCCGCGGCTCCCTACCTGGCCGCGCAGGGCGTTCCGGTGATCGGCGGCGCCGTCGACTCCACGGAGTGGAACACCGACCGGAACATGTTCTCCGTGTTCGGGTTCCCGGACTACTCGAAGGTCACGACGACGCTCGGGGAGTTCTACAAGAAGGTCGGCGCCACCAACATCGGCGCGATCGGCTACGGCAGCGTGCCCAGCGCGGCCGATGCCGCCCGCGGCGCCGTGGTGTCGTCGCAGACCGCCGGCCTGAAGGCGGGCTACCTGAACGACACGTTCCAGCTCGGCAGCACCGACGTCGGCCCCGCCGTGCTCGCGATGAAGAACGCGGGGATCGACGGGCTCGACATCGCCCTCCAGGAGATCTCGGCTTTCCAGATCATCAAGTCGCTCCGCCAGCAGGGGGTCGATCTGAAGGCCCCGGTGCTGTCCATCGGCTACGGAGACTCGCTGCTGTCCGCCGGCCCCGCGGAGATCCAGGACGCCCAGGACGTCTACTTCTCGCTCGGCTGGGAGCCGCTCGAGTTGCAGACGGCGGCGACGAAGAAGTTCCAGGCCGACCTGAAGGCCGCCGGAACCACCAAGGTCCCCGGGCTTCCCGAGTACCTGGCCTACACGTCGATGGACGCGGTGACCTGGGGCCTGAAGGGCGCCGGCGCCAAGCCGACCCGCGCCTCGATGATCGATGCCCTTCTCAAGGTGACGAACTACGACGGGGCCGGGCTCCTCGGCGGCCACACCATCAACTTCGGGATGGACCAGCGCGGCGTCGGTGGCCCGGGGGCCGACAACTGCCTGTGGTTCACCCTGTTCAAGGGGCAGTCGTTCTCGGTCGTCTCCGGTGCCGATCCCGTCTGCGGGACGGTCATTCCCGGGAAGTCCGTGGGCTAG
- a CDS encoding CaiB/BaiF CoA transferase family protein produces MVEPSPRAEAAPPVDRWAGCPPELEARSAALRRIRVCDLSGQLAGAGATRLLAAFGAQVIRVEDPATRGGWDIVRGAPPFHDERRGLEFGGGFNNHNTEKLGVTLNLRTERGRDLLTRLIAVSDVVTENFAGGVFARLGFPYERLQEIKPDIVYVSHSGFGATGPYRDFRTWGPIVQAVSGLTFTAGLAGQPPAGWGYSYMDHQGAYAMAIAMLAALWHRDRTGEGQWVDLAGVEVGLSLTGPDILDHHVNDRPAREPGSVDSNRGGAPAMAPHGIYPAQGEDRWVAVACRDDLDWRRLADEIGQPWALGDDLATLAARLAGQDALDARLSAWTAGFDNHGLAERLVAAGVPASPVRTPAERIDGPPATPGWDLWPTVVHPDIGPARVEGLPVHLSETDWSLRRGAPRLGQHNQFVLRDVLGVDETELDELTAEGVL; encoded by the coding sequence GTGGTCGAACCGTCACCGCGGGCCGAGGCCGCACCCCCGGTCGACCGGTGGGCCGGGTGCCCTCCCGAGCTCGAAGCCCGGTCGGCCGCGTTACGCCGGATCCGCGTGTGCGACCTCAGCGGCCAGCTCGCGGGGGCCGGGGCGACCAGGCTGCTCGCCGCCTTCGGCGCCCAGGTGATCCGTGTGGAGGACCCGGCTACCAGGGGTGGGTGGGACATCGTCCGGGGCGCTCCGCCGTTCCACGACGAGCGCCGCGGCCTGGAGTTCGGCGGCGGCTTCAACAACCACAACACCGAGAAGCTGGGAGTCACCCTCAACCTGCGCACCGAGCGTGGGCGTGACCTGCTGACGCGGCTGATCGCGGTGTCGGACGTGGTGACCGAGAACTTCGCCGGCGGGGTGTTCGCGCGGCTCGGCTTCCCGTACGAACGGCTCCAGGAGATCAAGCCCGACATCGTCTACGTGTCCCACAGCGGCTTCGGCGCCACCGGCCCGTATCGCGACTTCCGCACCTGGGGACCGATCGTCCAGGCCGTCAGCGGGCTGACGTTCACCGCGGGCCTGGCCGGGCAGCCACCCGCCGGCTGGGGCTACTCCTACATGGACCACCAGGGTGCCTACGCGATGGCGATCGCGATGCTGGCGGCGCTGTGGCACCGCGACCGCACCGGCGAGGGGCAGTGGGTCGACCTGGCCGGCGTCGAGGTCGGCCTGAGCCTGACCGGCCCGGACATCCTTGATCACCATGTGAACGACCGTCCGGCCCGGGAACCGGGATCGGTCGACTCCAACCGCGGCGGCGCGCCCGCGATGGCGCCGCACGGGATCTACCCGGCCCAGGGCGAGGACCGCTGGGTCGCGGTGGCCTGCCGCGACGATCTCGACTGGCGGCGGCTGGCGGACGAGATCGGCCAGCCCTGGGCCCTCGGCGACGACCTGGCGACGCTCGCGGCTCGGCTCGCCGGCCAGGACGCGCTGGACGCCCGGCTGAGCGCGTGGACCGCGGGCTTCGACAACCACGGCCTGGCCGAGCGCCTCGTCGCCGCCGGTGTCCCCGCGAGCCCGGTCCGCACGCCGGCCGAACGGATCGACGGACCGCCCGCGACGCCCGGCTGGGATCTGTGGCCGACCGTCGTGCATCCCGACATCGGGCCGGCCCGCGTCGAGGGACTACCGGTGCATCTGTCGGAGACCGACTGGTCGCTGCGGCGCGGGGCGCCCCGCCTCGGCCAACACAACCAATTCGTGCTGCGCGACGTCCTCGGCGTCGACGAGACCGAACTCGACGAGCTGACGGCCGAAGGAGTCTTATGA
- a CDS encoding CaiB/BaiF CoA transferase family protein, whose amino-acid sequence MTGPLDGLRVLEIAGQFTAYPSKVFADLGADTVVIEPPGGAAARALGPFVGDEPAPEASLHWRHYNTSKRGIVLDLTDEADRARLRLLLADCDVLLEGLPEPELAGLGLTPDRLAAAFPSLVWVSVTPFGRRGSPPDVPTTDLTLLAGGGPVHSCGYDDHTLAPVRGGGGQSAHTAGSFAAVAALTALMWRAVSGRGQHVDVSVDAALNVSSELATTQYLTDGGIVRRQTGRHAMVEPTAPTQVEAADGHHVVLGFPPRAAEDYAAIVEWIDLVGLREDFADVVLLELGVERGGVAVVELATDPLAQEIWNASRDAMMLLAARLPAYEFFLGCQRRGLVAGFVASPEAALEDPHLVARGFATSVTDSHTGRTETHPGAPYRFSRTPWHISRPAPRIGEHTESFFKTHWNDC is encoded by the coding sequence ATGACCGGCCCACTGGACGGCCTGCGGGTACTGGAGATCGCGGGGCAGTTCACCGCGTACCCGAGCAAGGTCTTCGCCGACCTCGGAGCGGACACCGTCGTGATCGAGCCGCCCGGCGGCGCGGCGGCCCGGGCACTGGGCCCGTTCGTGGGCGACGAGCCTGCACCCGAGGCGAGCCTGCACTGGCGCCACTACAACACGTCCAAGCGCGGCATCGTGCTCGACCTGACCGACGAGGCGGACCGCGCGCGGCTACGGCTGCTGCTCGCCGACTGCGACGTCCTGCTGGAAGGACTGCCCGAACCGGAACTCGCCGGGCTCGGGCTGACTCCAGACCGCCTCGCCGCCGCGTTTCCGTCGCTCGTCTGGGTCTCGGTGACGCCGTTCGGGCGGCGTGGGTCCCCGCCCGACGTCCCGACCACCGATCTCACGCTGCTCGCCGGCGGCGGCCCCGTGCACAGCTGCGGCTACGACGACCACACACTTGCGCCCGTGCGCGGCGGCGGCGGCCAGAGCGCGCACACCGCCGGCTCCTTCGCGGCCGTGGCCGCCCTGACCGCGCTGATGTGGCGAGCCGTCTCCGGGCGCGGCCAGCACGTCGACGTGAGCGTCGACGCGGCGCTCAACGTCTCCAGCGAGCTGGCCACCACCCAGTACCTCACCGACGGAGGAATCGTCAGGCGGCAGACCGGCCGGCACGCCATGGTCGAGCCGACCGCCCCGACCCAGGTCGAGGCCGCCGACGGGCACCATGTCGTGCTCGGTTTCCCACCGCGGGCGGCCGAGGACTACGCGGCGATCGTCGAATGGATCGACCTTGTCGGGTTACGCGAGGACTTCGCGGACGTCGTCCTGTTGGAACTGGGGGTCGAACGCGGCGGGGTCGCCGTCGTCGAGCTCGCGACCGACCCGTTGGCGCAGGAGATCTGGAACGCCTCACGGGACGCGATGATGCTGCTCGCCGCGCGGCTCCCGGCCTATGAGTTCTTCCTCGGCTGCCAACGCCGCGGGCTCGTCGCGGGATTCGTCGCCTCACCCGAGGCGGCGCTCGAAGACCCGCACCTCGTCGCACGCGGATTCGCCACGTCGGTGACCGATTCACACACCGGCCGCACCGAGACGCATCCCGGGGCGCCCTACCGGTTCAGCCGGACGCCCTGGCACATCTCGCGGCCCGCGCCTCGGATCGGCGAACACACGGAAAGCTTTTTCAAGACTCACTGGAACGATTGTTAG
- a CDS encoding TetR/AcrR family transcriptional regulator encodes MASLDTQSPAGVEVRKDARGVQTRELLLRAAERLFAEQGIARTSTRQITAEAGISRDAVHYHFGSKSGLVLAIVDSRTGELRSDLERLFAVNVPDRDVTVRDIARAMVAAAAEMAQHETGQYYHPFLIALMNDPEYRHLVSSRATPESDAVVARLTPLTPDIGTAERLFRVASAMTLIIFGTGNGTLAKWVGSQVETTRRHLSMMLTDTVANILAGGSSPEKDAGPEKDAGPGDEAGPSGRDAF; translated from the coding sequence GTGGCGTCGCTGGATACGCAATCCCCGGCCGGGGTTGAGGTGCGTAAGGACGCACGCGGTGTTCAGACACGGGAGCTGCTTCTCCGCGCCGCCGAGCGGCTTTTTGCCGAACAGGGCATAGCTCGCACCTCGACCCGGCAGATCACCGCCGAGGCCGGCATCAGCCGTGACGCCGTCCACTATCATTTCGGTTCCAAGTCGGGCCTTGTGCTCGCGATCGTCGACTCCCGCACCGGCGAGCTGCGGTCCGATCTGGAACGGCTGTTCGCGGTGAACGTCCCGGACCGGGACGTCACGGTTCGTGACATTGCCCGCGCCATGGTGGCCGCCGCGGCGGAGATGGCCCAACACGAGACCGGCCAGTACTACCACCCGTTCCTGATCGCCCTGATGAACGACCCGGAGTACCGGCACCTGGTGAGTTCGCGCGCCACCCCGGAGAGTGACGCCGTCGTGGCGCGGCTCACCCCGCTCACCCCGGACATCGGTACGGCGGAGCGCCTCTTCCGGGTGGCCAGCGCGATGACACTGATCATTTTTGGCACCGGAAACGGCACCCTGGCCAAATGGGTCGGGTCCCAGGTGGAGACAACCCGGCGTCACCTGTCGATGATGCTGACGGACACGGTGGCGAACATACTGGCCGGCGGTTCCAGCCCTGAAAAGGATGCCGGCCCCGAAAAGGATGCCGGCCCCGGAGACGAGGCCGGCCCGTCCGGACGAGACGCGTTCTAA
- a CDS encoding NAD-dependent epimerase/dehydratase family protein, with protein sequence MSFVVDRQLVMGASGFLGSHVTRQLVERGDDVRVWIRRSSSTRAFDDLPVQRCYGELTDDEAMREAMRDVDTVFYCVVDARAWLRDPAPLFATNVDGLRHALDAALEMKVRRFVFCSTVGTIGVSTDGLADEELPHNWMHLGGPYIRARVAAEELVLEYCRQRGLPGIVMNVSTTYGAPDFGSPHGRMVSDAALGKLPIYFGNASMEVVGITDAAAAFLLAGQKGRVGERYIISESFMSWQELVTTAAEAVGTRPPRFGIPIGVMKVFGRLGDLGGRVLRRDMVMTSVTVRLMHFMSPLDHGKASRELDWHPAPTRDSIRAAAKYYVEQERAAAK encoded by the coding sequence ATGTCATTCGTGGTCGACAGGCAACTGGTGATGGGCGCGAGCGGATTTCTGGGCTCGCACGTCACACGACAGCTGGTGGAGCGCGGCGACGACGTCCGGGTGTGGATTCGCCGGTCCAGCTCGACCCGGGCCTTCGACGACCTTCCGGTGCAGCGCTGCTACGGGGAGCTGACCGACGACGAGGCGATGCGCGAGGCGATGCGCGACGTCGACACGGTGTTCTACTGCGTCGTCGACGCTCGGGCCTGGCTGCGCGACCCGGCGCCGCTGTTCGCCACGAACGTCGACGGCCTGCGGCACGCGCTCGACGCGGCACTGGAGATGAAGGTGCGGCGCTTCGTCTTCTGTAGCACCGTCGGCACGATCGGTGTGTCCACGGACGGTCTGGCCGACGAAGAACTCCCGCACAACTGGATGCACCTCGGCGGGCCATACATCAGGGCGCGCGTCGCAGCCGAGGAGCTCGTTCTGGAGTACTGCCGCCAGCGCGGGCTGCCGGGGATCGTCATGAACGTGTCGACGACGTACGGGGCGCCTGACTTCGGTTCGCCGCACGGCCGCATGGTGTCCGACGCCGCGCTCGGCAAGCTGCCCATCTACTTCGGCAACGCGTCGATGGAGGTGGTCGGCATCACCGACGCCGCCGCGGCCTTCCTGCTCGCCGGACAGAAGGGGCGAGTCGGCGAGCGGTACATCATCAGCGAGTCCTTCATGAGCTGGCAGGAACTCGTGACGACGGCGGCCGAGGCGGTCGGCACCCGTCCGCCGCGCTTCGGGATCCCGATCGGCGTGATGAAGGTGTTCGGCCGCCTCGGCGACCTGGGCGGACGCGTACTGCGCCGCGACATGGTGATGACCAGCGTCACGGTACGGCTCATGCATTTCATGTCGCCGCTCGACCACGGCAAGGCCTCTCGGGAGCTGGACTGGCACCCGGCCCCGACCCGGGATTCCATCCGCGCCGCGGCGAAGTACTACGTCGAACAGGAGCGCGCGGCGGCGAAGTAG
- a CDS encoding zinc-binding dehydrogenase translates to MRATVMYGAGDVRVENVPDARLAEPTDAVVRVVAGCICGSDLWPYGSMEATGQGRRMGHEFLGVVEELGSEVRGLRQGDLVVAPFVWADNTCDFCREGLQTSCRHGGLWGNDLDGGQGEAVRVPQAQGTLVRLPVGADSALLASLLTLSDVFSTGHHCAVTAGVSPRTSVTVIGDGAVGLSAVLAARRLGAEQIILMGRHKDRTDLGREFGATDVVAERGEAGVERVRELTGGDGTHTVLECVGLRPAIETALGVVRAGGAVSRVGAPQYTEVPMDFDAFFRNVTLTGGVAPARAYIEELLPDVLDGKIDPGRVFDRVVGLDDTPAGYRAMADREALKVLIRP, encoded by the coding sequence ATGCGCGCGACTGTGATGTACGGTGCCGGCGACGTCCGAGTCGAGAACGTCCCCGACGCTCGACTGGCGGAGCCGACCGACGCCGTGGTGCGCGTCGTGGCCGGCTGCATCTGCGGCAGCGACCTGTGGCCCTACGGCTCCATGGAGGCCACGGGCCAGGGCCGCCGGATGGGGCACGAGTTCCTCGGCGTCGTCGAGGAACTCGGGTCCGAGGTGCGCGGCCTGCGCCAGGGCGACCTGGTGGTCGCGCCGTTCGTCTGGGCCGACAACACCTGCGACTTCTGCCGCGAGGGCCTGCAGACCTCCTGCCGCCACGGCGGCCTGTGGGGCAACGACCTCGACGGCGGCCAGGGCGAGGCGGTCCGGGTGCCCCAGGCGCAGGGAACGCTGGTCAGGCTGCCGGTCGGCGCGGACTCGGCGCTGCTGGCGTCCCTGCTGACACTGTCGGACGTGTTCTCCACCGGCCACCACTGTGCCGTCACCGCCGGAGTCAGCCCGCGCACCTCCGTCACCGTGATCGGGGACGGCGCCGTCGGGCTGTCGGCCGTGCTGGCCGCCCGCCGGCTCGGCGCCGAGCAGATCATCCTGATGGGCCGGCACAAGGACCGCACCGATCTCGGCCGCGAGTTCGGTGCCACGGACGTCGTCGCCGAGCGCGGTGAGGCGGGGGTCGAGCGGGTCCGGGAGCTGACCGGCGGCGACGGCACCCACACGGTGCTCGAGTGCGTCGGCCTGCGGCCGGCGATCGAGACCGCCCTGGGGGTCGTCCGGGCCGGTGGCGCCGTCAGCCGGGTCGGTGCACCCCAGTACACCGAGGTACCGATGGACTTCGACGCCTTCTTCCGCAATGTCACCCTCACCGGTGGGGTGGCGCCGGCCCGCGCCTACATCGAGGAACTCCTGCCGGACGTGCTCGACGGCAAGATCGACCCCGGGCGCGTCTTCGACCGGGTCGTCGGCCTCGACGACACCCCGGCCGGCTACCGGGCGATGGCCGACCGAGAGGCGCTCAAGGTGCTCATCCGCCCCTGA
- a CDS encoding GNAT family N-acetyltransferase, which produces MTSPGLALGPLRPSYPIETRRLLLRPIDPVGDLDAMHAYLSREDVCRYIPPEPRSREQVAERLANPELVRSELDTEGQCLALAVVLRESGDLIGDLIFFWHSALHRSGEIGYVVNPEYHGQGYATEAARALLGLLFDEFGLHRVTARIDAENPASAAVLTKLGMRQEALLVENEWFKGRWSTEIDFAILDREWRGRAGLGSDS; this is translated from the coding sequence ATGACCTCTCCTGGGCTCGCGCTCGGGCCCCTTCGGCCGAGCTACCCGATCGAGACCAGACGGCTCCTGCTGCGGCCCATCGACCCGGTCGGCGACCTCGATGCCATGCACGCCTACCTCTCCCGGGAGGACGTGTGCCGGTACATCCCGCCGGAGCCGAGGAGCCGGGAGCAGGTCGCCGAGCGGCTCGCCAATCCCGAGCTCGTCCGGTCGGAACTGGACACCGAGGGGCAGTGCCTGGCGCTCGCCGTCGTGCTGCGGGAGTCGGGGGACCTGATCGGCGACCTGATCTTCTTCTGGCACAGCGCCCTGCACCGCAGCGGCGAGATCGGCTACGTCGTCAATCCCGAGTACCACGGGCAGGGCTACGCCACGGAGGCCGCGCGGGCCCTCCTCGGCCTGCTGTTCGACGAGTTCGGGCTGCACCGGGTGACGGCTCGCATCGACGCCGAAAACCCGGCCTCGGCCGCGGTGCTGACCAAGCTCGGCATGCGGCAGGAGGCCCTGCTGGTCGAGAACGAATGGTTCAAAGGACGGTGGAGCACCGAGATCGACTTCGCGATCCTCGATCGGGAATGGCGCGGACGGGCCGGCCTCGGCTCTGATTCGTGA
- a CDS encoding SGNH/GDSL hydrolase family protein: MPLTGRYVAMGSSFAAGSGTGPDIGSGCQRAADNYPHVVAKRFGLNLVDVTCAGATIANLFDTPQDGRPAQLDAVTPDTRLVTITAGGNDLDYSAAIQRCMEAARASKPCPGLPAATDLGQAAVALHSGLVRLIGALRADAPDARIYILGYPRIFPDPPATCTDNIISAADTGRLTSIGLVLDATLRRSAADTDVSFVDVYTASVGHDVCASSTDRWLNGSDTYGIYYHPNATGVARVADLLAEALEHRESGQPS, translated from the coding sequence GTGCCGCTGACCGGTCGCTACGTCGCCATGGGCAGCTCGTTCGCCGCCGGTTCCGGAACCGGTCCCGACATCGGGTCGGGCTGTCAGCGCGCGGCGGACAACTATCCGCACGTCGTGGCCAAGCGCTTCGGGCTCAACCTGGTCGACGTCACCTGCGCCGGCGCGACTATCGCGAACCTGTTCGACACACCGCAGGACGGCCGTCCCGCGCAGCTCGACGCGGTCACCCCGGACACCCGCCTGGTGACGATCACGGCCGGTGGGAACGACCTCGACTACAGCGCCGCCATCCAGCGCTGCATGGAGGCCGCCCGCGCGAGCAAGCCATGCCCCGGGCTGCCCGCCGCGACCGATCTGGGACAGGCCGCGGTGGCCCTGCATTCCGGTCTCGTTCGGCTCATCGGTGCGCTGAGGGCGGATGCGCCGGATGCGCGCATCTACATCCTCGGCTATCCGCGCATATTTCCGGACCCGCCTGCAACTTGCACTGACAATATTATTTCCGCGGCGGACACCGGTCGGCTGACGTCGATCGGGCTGGTGCTCGACGCAACCTTGCGGCGGTCGGCCGCGGACACCGACGTCTCCTTTGTCGATGTCTACACCGCGAGCGTCGGCCATGACGTGTGCGCCAGCTCCACCGACCGCTGGCTCAATGGTTCCGACACCTACGGCATCTATTACCACCCGAATGCGACAGGCGTCGCGCGGGTGGCGGACCTGCTTGCCGAGGCGCTGGAGCACCGCGAGAGCGGCCAGCCCAGCTGA
- a CDS encoding DUF72 domain-containing protein — protein MHLHVGCAMWSHKSWQGRFLPHPLPAHERLRHYASWCTAVEGNTTFYATPAKDTVTSWSAQTDPAFRFVVKLPKIITHERCLTDVDEPLRLFLDAIEPLGPRADALWIQLPAAFGPADVPLLAGFLRRLSSSYRYAVEVRHLAFFEDPRAARLLEETLTAAGAEWIPFDTTVFFQSPPASAAERDAWVKKPRVPARLVALTERPIVRYLGRDDAARTVDGWARWVDIVAAWLREGRSPTVFVHTPDNADAPELARRFHDEVRARVPALEPLPAPIPAAPLTLF, from the coding sequence ATGCACCTGCACGTGGGCTGCGCGATGTGGTCACACAAGTCGTGGCAAGGCCGCTTTCTCCCGCACCCGCTACCGGCGCATGAGCGGCTGCGGCACTACGCCAGCTGGTGCACCGCGGTCGAGGGGAACACCACGTTCTACGCGACGCCGGCCAAGGACACCGTCACCTCCTGGTCCGCGCAGACCGACCCGGCCTTCCGCTTCGTCGTCAAGCTACCGAAGATCATCACGCACGAGCGGTGCCTCACCGACGTCGACGAGCCGCTGCGGCTGTTCCTGGACGCGATCGAGCCGCTCGGCCCGCGGGCCGACGCGCTCTGGATTCAGTTGCCGGCGGCGTTCGGCCCGGCCGACGTCCCGCTGCTCGCCGGTTTCCTACGCCGGCTCAGCTCGTCCTACCGGTACGCCGTCGAGGTCCGCCATCTGGCGTTCTTCGAGGACCCGCGGGCGGCCCGGCTGTTGGAGGAGACCCTCACCGCCGCCGGCGCCGAGTGGATTCCGTTCGACACCACCGTGTTCTTCCAGAGCCCGCCGGCCAGTGCCGCGGAGCGGGACGCCTGGGTCAAGAAGCCAAGGGTGCCGGCGCGGCTGGTGGCGCTGACCGAGCGGCCGATCGTCCGCTACCTCGGCCGCGACGACGCCGCGCGCACGGTCGACGGGTGGGCGCGGTGGGTCGACATCGTCGCCGCCTGGCTGCGTGAGGGCCGGTCCCCGACCGTCTTCGTCCACACTCCCGACAACGCCGACGCGCCCGAGCTGGCCCGGCGCTTCCACGATGAGGTCCGGGCCCGGGTGCCCGCGCTGGAACCGCTTCCCGCGCCGATCCCGGCCGCGCCGCTCACCCTTTTCTAG